The Pirellulimonas nuda genome includes a region encoding these proteins:
- a CDS encoding class II fumarate hydratase, translating to MSQSETDYRVERDTMGEMRVPADALYGASTARAVENFPIANRPLPPAVIHAFGHLKAACAQANLDLGKLDAKLAKVIIEASDEVAAGKHDAQFPVDVYQTGSGTSTNMNANEVIASLANHKLGLGATTKADGGVHPNDHVNMGQSSNDTFPTAMCIAAGQTLKSDLVPALGRLASALGEKAEAWDTIVKIGRTHLMDATPIRVGQVLAGFASQAEYAATRAERAMVRIGENMPIGGTAVGTGINAHPDFAAKVCEVLSRNLSQEFSEGLNHVEAQAAKDSFVEAHGELKTVAVSLSKIANDIRLLGSGPRCGIGELILPAIQPGSSIMPGKVNPVICESVMQVCCRVIGNDATVTMAGMGGIGSIFELNVAMPVMIDAFLESVTLLANVCNVFVDKLLTGLEVDEKRCGELLDASLMTITALAPEIGYEKCAQLAKQAHKENKTIKQLVGELNLMPAERLEELMNYDSMTRPDA from the coding sequence ATGAGCCAATCAGAAACCGACTACCGCGTTGAACGCGACACCATGGGCGAGATGCGCGTGCCGGCCGACGCGCTGTACGGCGCCTCGACGGCCCGCGCGGTGGAGAATTTCCCTATTGCCAACCGGCCCCTGCCGCCGGCGGTGATCCACGCGTTCGGGCACCTGAAGGCGGCGTGCGCGCAGGCGAACCTCGACCTAGGGAAGCTCGACGCGAAGCTCGCGAAGGTCATTATCGAGGCGTCCGACGAGGTCGCCGCCGGCAAGCACGACGCGCAGTTCCCGGTCGACGTCTACCAAACCGGCAGCGGCACCAGCACCAACATGAACGCCAACGAGGTGATCGCCTCGCTGGCCAACCATAAGCTGGGCCTGGGCGCGACGACCAAGGCCGACGGGGGCGTCCACCCCAACGACCACGTGAACATGGGGCAGTCTTCGAACGACACTTTCCCAACCGCGATGTGCATCGCGGCGGGGCAGACCTTGAAGAGCGACCTCGTGCCTGCCCTGGGCCGACTGGCCAGCGCACTCGGTGAGAAGGCCGAAGCGTGGGACACGATCGTCAAGATCGGCCGCACGCACCTGATGGACGCGACGCCGATCCGTGTCGGCCAGGTGCTCGCCGGGTTCGCGAGCCAGGCGGAATACGCCGCCACACGCGCCGAACGGGCGATGGTGCGCATCGGCGAGAACATGCCGATCGGCGGCACCGCGGTCGGCACCGGGATCAACGCCCACCCCGACTTTGCCGCGAAGGTGTGCGAAGTGCTCTCGCGCAACTTGTCACAAGAGTTTTCCGAAGGGTTGAATCATGTGGAAGCGCAGGCCGCGAAGGACTCGTTTGTCGAAGCTCACGGCGAGCTGAAGACCGTCGCCGTCTCGCTCTCCAAAATCGCCAACGACATCCGCCTGCTCGGCAGCGGGCCGCGGTGCGGCATCGGCGAGCTGATCCTGCCGGCGATCCAGCCCGGCAGCAGCATCATGCCGGGCAAGGTGAACCCGGTGATTTGCGAGTCGGTGATGCAGGTCTGCTGCCGGGTGATCGGCAACGACGCGACGGTGACCATGGCCGGCATGGGGGGGATCGGTTCCATATTTGAGCTGAACGTCGCGATGCCGGTGATGATCGACGCGTTCCTGGAGTCGGTTACGCTGCTGGCGAATGTGTGCAACGTGTTCGTCGACAAGCTGCTGACCGGCCTCGAAGTCGACGAAAAGCGCTGCGGGGAGCTGCTCGACGCGTCGCTGATGACCATCACCGCGCTGGCGCCGGAGATCGGCTACGAGAAGTGCGCCCAGCTCGCCAAGCAGGCCCACAAAGAAAACAAAACCATCAAGCAGCTCGTCGGCGAGCTCAACCTGATGCCGGCCGAGCGGCTGGAAGAACTGATGAACTACGACAGCATGACGCGGCCGGATGCGTAA
- a CDS encoding type II toxin-antitoxin system HicA family toxin: MKAVSGKRQAQLAEARGWRLARISGSHHVYVAEGRRERLVIPIHGSRPLKIGLQRSLMKIVPVGEDEL, translated from the coding sequence ATGAAGGCCGTGTCCGGCAAGCGGCAAGCCCAACTCGCGGAAGCAAGAGGATGGCGGCTCGCCCGCATTAGCGGCAGCCATCACGTCTACGTTGCAGAGGGCAGAAGGGAGCGCTTGGTGATCCCGATACACGGGTCGCGCCCCCTCAAGATCGGCCTGCAACGGAGTCTAATGAAGATCGTCCCGGTCGGCGAAGACGAACTCTAA
- a CDS encoding type II toxin-antitoxin system HicB family antitoxin — translation MIFKAIIHDAEEGGFWAEVPALPGCVTQAESLEELEANLHDAIEGWLLAAEPDTGSPGERVLEIAV, via the coding sequence ATGATCTTCAAAGCCATCATCCACGACGCAGAAGAAGGGGGCTTCTGGGCCGAGGTGCCCGCACTGCCCGGCTGTGTCACCCAGGCCGAGAGCCTGGAAGAACTCGAAGCGAACCTCCACGACGCGATCGAAGGTTGGCTCCTAGCGGCCGAGCCTGACACAGGGTCGCCCGGCGAGCGAGTGCTTGAAATCGCTGTATGA
- a CDS encoding TetR/AcrR family transcriptional regulator: MVAETRKQREIRRREEQILCIARRHLCEAGYLGLSMDRIAEEIEYSKGTVYQHFRNKEEILLALANAALETRTKMFQRAAQSTGGPRVRMAAVGAAAEAFLEQFPHFFIVEQIVRATSIWEKTSADRRQLMQHCESRCMEIIGGIVRDAVACGDLRISPGGSPEDIVFGLWSINWGAQTIMRSSDSLPEIGLPDPLGALRRNQNAMLDGHGWRPFSTEYDFNAYMDQVKQELFDHGG, from the coding sequence ATGGTCGCAGAAACCCGCAAGCAACGAGAGATCCGCAGACGCGAGGAGCAGATCCTCTGCATTGCGCGGCGCCACCTGTGCGAGGCCGGCTACCTCGGGCTGAGCATGGACCGCATTGCCGAGGAGATCGAGTATTCCAAGGGAACGGTCTACCAGCACTTCCGCAACAAGGAAGAGATCCTGTTGGCGTTGGCCAACGCCGCCCTCGAAACGCGAACCAAGATGTTCCAGCGCGCCGCCCAGTCGACGGGTGGGCCACGGGTGCGGATGGCGGCCGTAGGCGCCGCGGCGGAGGCGTTCTTGGAGCAGTTCCCGCACTTCTTCATTGTTGAGCAGATCGTGCGGGCGACCTCCATCTGGGAGAAAACCAGCGCAGACCGCCGGCAGCTCATGCAGCACTGCGAGAGCCGTTGCATGGAGATCATCGGCGGCATCGTCCGCGACGCGGTCGCGTGCGGCGACCTGCGGATCTCTCCGGGGGGCTCTCCCGAGGACATCGTGTTCGGCCTCTGGTCGATCAACTGGGGCGCGCAAACCATCATGCGGTCGAGCGACTCGCTGCCAGAGATCGGCCTCCCCGACCCGCTGGGGGCGTTGCGGCGGAACCAGAACGCGATGCTCGACGGCCACGGCTGGCGCCCTTTCTCTACCGAGTACGACTTCAACGCCTATATGGACCAGGTGAAACAGGAGCTGTTTGATCATGGCGGTTGA
- a CDS encoding efflux RND transporter periplasmic adaptor subunit, protein MTHRHFLALRLLAALLVVGAAAWGARTLALGATASADQPTAARSMPVEAVTLRRSQQYERARSYTGQLVAARRSTLSFQRAGKVDSLSVDEGDAVEAAQPLAVLDQRRLDARRAETAARLAEARAALAELVSGPRQQTIAASAAEVRSLQATQEIAEKNLERRRRLVDTRAISQEEFDESLYDVRAATARTDAAQKSLDELEAGTRSEQVDAQRARVAALEASLADVDHELEDSILNAPYAGRVARRMVDEGSVVATGEGVIELVSDTLEAWIGAPPAVAATLRVGETYPLSVGGRRMKGKLRSLRPELDPSTRTRNVVFEIEGGYGLVDGQVARIELTETIDEPGFWVPTRALAPQQRGLWAVYVVAASEDAEGYVLESRDVEVLHTDGDRSYVRGLLEEGDRVVADGVHRVVAGQHVAPKVGKS, encoded by the coding sequence TTGACGCATCGTCATTTCTTGGCGCTGCGCTTGTTGGCGGCGCTGCTCGTTGTCGGCGCCGCGGCTTGGGGGGCTCGTACGTTGGCGCTGGGGGCGACGGCCTCCGCCGATCAACCGACCGCTGCGCGATCGATGCCGGTAGAAGCCGTGACGCTGCGCCGATCGCAGCAGTACGAGCGGGCCCGCAGCTACACCGGCCAGCTCGTGGCCGCCCGCCGCAGCACGCTGTCGTTCCAGCGGGCCGGCAAGGTGGATTCGCTCTCGGTGGACGAGGGAGACGCCGTTGAGGCCGCTCAGCCGCTGGCCGTGCTCGACCAGCGTCGGCTGGACGCGCGCCGCGCCGAGACCGCGGCACGGCTGGCCGAAGCGCGGGCGGCGCTAGCCGAGCTGGTCTCGGGTCCGCGCCAGCAGACCATCGCCGCCTCGGCCGCGGAGGTGCGTAGCCTGCAGGCGACGCAAGAGATCGCCGAGAAGAACCTCGAACGCCGCCGCCGGTTAGTCGACACCCGCGCGATCAGCCAGGAAGAGTTCGACGAATCGCTGTACGACGTGCGCGCCGCCACCGCCCGCACGGACGCGGCGCAGAAGTCGCTCGACGAGCTGGAGGCGGGCACGCGGAGCGAGCAGGTCGATGCGCAGCGGGCCCGGGTGGCGGCGCTCGAGGCGTCGCTGGCCGACGTGGACCACGAGCTCGAAGACTCGATCCTCAACGCGCCGTACGCGGGGCGCGTGGCGCGACGCATGGTGGACGAAGGCTCGGTCGTAGCGACCGGCGAGGGGGTGATCGAGCTGGTCAGCGACACGCTGGAGGCCTGGATCGGGGCCCCGCCGGCCGTGGCCGCGACGCTGCGGGTGGGCGAGACCTACCCGCTGTCGGTCGGAGGCCGCCGGATGAAGGGGAAGTTGCGTTCGCTGCGTCCCGAGCTCGACCCGTCGACGCGCACCCGCAACGTGGTGTTCGAGATCGAAGGGGGCTACGGCCTGGTCGACGGCCAGGTGGCGCGCATCGAATTGACCGAAACCATCGACGAGCCCGGCTTCTGGGTCCCCACCCGCGCGCTCGCCCCACAGCAGCGCGGCCTGTGGGCCGTGTACGTGGTTGCGGCCAGCGAAGACGCCGAGGGCTACGTGCTCGAGAGCCGCGACGTGGAGGTGCTGCACACGGACGGAGACCGCTCGTACGTGCGTGGGCTGTTGGAAGAAGGGGACCGCGTAGTGGCGGACGGCGTCCACCGCGTGGTGGCGGGTCAGCACGTGGCGCCGAAGGTCGGCAAGAGTTGA
- a CDS encoding efflux RND transporter permease subunit, with amino-acid sequence MTSLFYDNRRLLVLAILLIVVAGLNSFYVLPRMEDPVLKQRAAIVNTLYAGAKPERVEALVTERLEEELKEIAEIKELRSTSRTGISTIVIELRDDVYQVDEVWSRVRDKLDDARPLLPVEASHPDFDMLEVSAYATVVALTWELPSDPSYAILRRRAEELERRLRAVPGTREVDTFGDPTEEVRVEVRQDDLAMLGLSARDVADAVAASDAKAPAGLVRTGEANLLMEVDSELDSLSRIGGTPIQYGADGRFVRLADVADVSKGIKDPPASLAIVSGKPAVALGALVRGDQRIDLWAADAREVIEQFRSELPRGVGLRTVFDQSPYVEQRLETLLWNLMVGAGAVMLVIWVMMGWRSALVVGAALPLASLMVLGGMRFLGIPIHQMSVTGLIIALGLLIDNAIVMVDEVRDRLSHGVSGSEAVSRAVKHLAVPLFGSTVTTWLSFAPIALMPGPAGEFVGSIAISVILAVGSSFLLAMAITPALAAIALPAGGGPSRAWWSSGIETPQLARGYRWALGVVLRWPALGVGIGILFPVMGYALATTLTEQFFPPAERDQFQVQMDLPASASLEATDRIVRRATDLMLAHPEIEGVDWFLGESAPSFYYNMLANRAGTPQYAQALVKLRQVEGSREVIQQVQQQLDERLTGARFLVKQLEQGPPFEAPIEVRLFGPDLARLQSLGEEVRQMLTGLPDVVHTTSNLAESLPKLSLEVDENEARLAGLDNLAIARQLDATLEGAVGGSILEDTENIPVRVRVSNAHRSSLADVASLDLTTPTGRLPLSAIASVELRSETAAIPHFDTERMNEVKAYITAGVLPAQVLSAFRERLAQSGFELPPGYRFEYGGETSKRNDAIGNLLSSVSVLAVLMAATLVLSFGSFRLAALIASVGVLSIGLGVGSLALFGYPFGFMAIVGTMGLAGVAINDSIVVLAALREDPRARTGDPDAARDVVMHATRHVLSTTFTTVAGFLPLLLGGGGFWPPLATSISGGVLGGTLLALVFVPSAHTLLMCRGRARCAAEQDPACDNWSSINKASDERRVELLTA; translated from the coding sequence ATGACTAGCCTGTTCTACGACAACCGACGGCTGCTGGTGCTGGCGATCTTGCTGATCGTGGTGGCCGGGCTCAACTCGTTCTACGTGCTGCCACGGATGGAAGACCCGGTGCTCAAGCAGCGGGCGGCGATCGTCAACACGCTGTACGCCGGCGCCAAGCCGGAGCGGGTCGAGGCGCTGGTGACCGAGCGGCTGGAGGAAGAGCTGAAGGAGATCGCCGAGATCAAGGAATTGCGTTCAACCAGCAGGACCGGCATCTCGACGATCGTCATCGAGTTGCGGGACGACGTCTACCAAGTAGACGAGGTCTGGTCGCGCGTCCGCGACAAGCTGGACGACGCGCGGCCGCTGCTTCCGGTCGAGGCGTCCCACCCCGACTTCGACATGCTTGAGGTGTCCGCGTACGCCACGGTGGTGGCGCTCACCTGGGAGCTCCCCAGCGACCCCAGCTACGCCATCCTCCGCCGCCGGGCCGAAGAGCTGGAGCGTCGGCTCCGGGCCGTGCCGGGGACACGGGAGGTCGACACGTTTGGCGACCCGACCGAAGAGGTGCGCGTTGAGGTCCGGCAAGACGACCTGGCGATGCTGGGGCTCTCGGCCAGGGACGTCGCCGACGCGGTGGCCGCCAGCGACGCCAAGGCCCCGGCTGGGCTGGTGCGCACCGGCGAGGCGAACCTGTTGATGGAGGTCGACAGCGAGCTCGACTCCCTCTCCCGCATCGGCGGCACGCCGATCCAGTACGGTGCCGACGGCCGGTTCGTGCGGCTGGCGGACGTGGCGGACGTGTCCAAGGGGATCAAGGACCCGCCGGCAAGCCTGGCGATCGTCTCCGGCAAGCCGGCCGTCGCGCTGGGGGCGCTGGTGCGCGGCGATCAGCGGATCGACCTGTGGGCTGCCGACGCCCGCGAAGTGATTGAACAATTCCGCAGCGAGCTGCCGCGGGGCGTCGGCCTGCGGACGGTGTTCGACCAGAGCCCCTACGTCGAGCAGCGGCTCGAGACGCTGCTGTGGAACCTGATGGTCGGCGCCGGCGCCGTGATGCTGGTGATCTGGGTGATGATGGGGTGGCGGAGCGCGCTGGTCGTGGGCGCGGCGCTGCCGCTGGCCTCGTTGATGGTGCTGGGCGGCATGCGCTTTCTTGGCATCCCCATCCACCAGATGTCGGTCACCGGGCTGATTATCGCGCTGGGGCTGTTGATCGACAACGCGATCGTGATGGTCGACGAGGTGCGGGACCGGCTGTCGCACGGCGTCTCCGGCAGCGAGGCGGTGAGCCGCGCGGTCAAGCACTTGGCCGTGCCGCTGTTCGGCTCCACGGTGACCACGTGGCTGTCGTTCGCGCCGATCGCCCTGATGCCGGGGCCGGCGGGGGAGTTCGTCGGCTCGATCGCGATCAGCGTGATACTGGCGGTCGGCAGCTCGTTCTTGTTGGCGATGGCGATCACGCCGGCGCTCGCGGCGATCGCGCTGCCGGCCGGCGGCGGCCCGTCGCGTGCGTGGTGGTCGAGCGGGATCGAGACGCCGCAGCTCGCCCGCGGCTACCGCTGGGCGCTGGGGGTCGTGCTGCGCTGGCCGGCGCTGGGGGTGGGGATCGGCATCCTCTTTCCGGTGATGGGCTACGCGCTCGCCACCACGCTCACCGAGCAGTTCTTCCCCCCCGCTGAGCGTGATCAGTTCCAGGTGCAAATGGACCTGCCCGCCAGCGCGTCGCTGGAGGCCACCGACCGCATCGTGCGGCGGGCGACCGACCTGATGCTGGCGCACCCAGAGATCGAAGGGGTCGATTGGTTCCTCGGCGAGAGCGCCCCGAGCTTCTACTACAACATGCTGGCCAACCGCGCGGGGACGCCGCAGTACGCCCAAGCGCTGGTGAAACTCAGGCAGGTCGAGGGCTCGCGCGAGGTGATCCAACAGGTGCAGCAGCAGCTCGACGAGCGGCTCACCGGGGCGCGGTTCCTGGTGAAGCAGCTCGAGCAGGGGCCGCCGTTCGAGGCGCCGATCGAGGTCCGCTTGTTCGGGCCCGACCTGGCGCGGCTGCAGTCGTTGGGCGAAGAGGTGCGGCAGATGCTTACCGGGCTGCCCGACGTCGTGCACACCACCAGCAACCTGGCCGAGTCGCTGCCGAAGCTCTCCTTGGAGGTCGACGAGAACGAGGCGCGGCTGGCCGGGCTCGACAACCTAGCGATCGCCCGGCAGCTAGACGCGACGCTTGAGGGCGCCGTCGGCGGCTCGATCCTGGAAGACACCGAGAACATTCCGGTGCGCGTCCGCGTGAGCAACGCCCACCGCTCGAGTCTTGCCGACGTCGCCTCGCTCGACCTGACGACCCCCACGGGCCGGCTCCCCCTCTCGGCCATCGCCAGCGTCGAGCTCAGGAGCGAGACCGCGGCCATCCCCCACTTCGACACCGAGCGGATGAACGAGGTCAAGGCGTACATCACCGCCGGCGTGCTCCCCGCGCAGGTGCTCAGCGCCTTCCGGGAGCGGCTCGCACAGTCCGGCTTCGAGCTCCCCCCCGGCTACCGGTTCGAGTACGGCGGCGAGACCAGCAAACGCAACGACGCCATCGGCAACCTCCTTTCGAGCGTGAGCGTGCTGGCGGTGCTGATGGCCGCCACGCTGGTGCTCAGCTTCGGCAGCTTCCGCCTGGCGGCGCTCATCGCATCGGTCGGCGTGCTGTCGATCGGGCTGGGGGTCGGGTCGCTGGCGCTGTTTGGGTACCCGTTCGGCTTTATGGCGATCGTCGGCACGATGGGTCTGGCCGGCGTGGCGATCAACGACTCGATCGTCGTGTTGGCCGCCCTCCGCGAAGACCCCCGGGCCCGCACCGGCGACCCCGACGCCGCTCGCGACGTGGTGATGCACGCCACCCGGCACGTGCTCTCCACCACATTCACCACGGTGGCCGGCTTCCTGCCGCTGCTGTTGGGGGGGGGCGGGTTCTGGCCCCCGCTGGCGACGTCGATCTCTGGGGGCGTGCTCGGCGGCACCCTGCTGGCGCTGGTGTTCGTACCCTCGGCGCACACGCTGCTGATGTGCCGCGGACGCGCGCGTTGCGCGGCGGAGCAAGACCCCGCCTGCGACAACTGGTCCAGCATCAACAAGGCCTCCGACGAGCGGCGTGTCGAGCTGCTCACCGCGTAG
- a CDS encoding substrate-binding domain-containing protein translates to MSAQRSVMWLVIMALCVGLGYLGRSYLQPSEEKSVEARPRLQLVVGGPDPFWQIVIAGARDAASRYDADLEVSVPEGGASSQTAILGRIDTKAVDGVAVSSMAPAEQTRMLSRLASEVKLVTYDNDSPQSLRHCYIGTSNYAAGKLSAELVREALPDGGEVAIFLGDVDRENARQRRAAFMYALLNATDRDPEDDETPEEPAEGNGYTIVKTYFDESDPDKCKANLQQALKDHPDLKCIVGLYGYVGPLAADAVKEAKRGGDVKVVAFDEHEGTLRGVESGEIHGTVVQNPYQYGYEAIRLLASLTRKIDEAVPLAGAGTMFLPCATLHQDDVAAYREKLNERLKGADKGA, encoded by the coding sequence ATGAGCGCGCAACGATCGGTGATGTGGTTGGTCATTATGGCGTTGTGTGTGGGGCTCGGGTACCTCGGCAGGAGCTACCTCCAGCCGTCGGAGGAGAAGTCCGTCGAGGCGCGTCCCCGCCTGCAACTGGTGGTCGGCGGTCCCGATCCGTTCTGGCAGATCGTGATCGCCGGAGCGCGCGACGCGGCATCGCGCTACGACGCAGACCTCGAGGTCTCGGTCCCCGAAGGGGGCGCCTCCTCGCAGACCGCGATCCTGGGGCGGATCGATACGAAAGCGGTCGACGGCGTCGCGGTGAGCTCGATGGCGCCGGCCGAGCAAACCCGCATGCTCAGCCGGCTGGCTTCCGAGGTGAAGCTGGTGACCTACGACAACGACTCCCCGCAGTCGCTCCGCCACTGCTACATCGGCACCAGCAACTACGCGGCGGGCAAGCTGTCCGCAGAGCTGGTGCGCGAGGCGCTCCCGGACGGCGGCGAGGTCGCCATCTTCCTGGGAGACGTCGACCGCGAGAACGCCCGGCAGCGCCGCGCGGCGTTCATGTACGCGCTGCTCAACGCGACCGATCGAGACCCCGAGGACGACGAAACCCCCGAGGAGCCCGCCGAGGGCAACGGCTACACCATCGTCAAGACGTACTTCGACGAGAGCGACCCGGACAAGTGCAAGGCCAACCTCCAGCAGGCCCTCAAGGACCACCCCGATCTGAAGTGCATCGTGGGGCTGTACGGTTACGTCGGCCCCTTGGCGGCGGACGCGGTGAAAGAGGCCAAACGGGGCGGCGACGTGAAGGTCGTCGCCTTCGACGAGCACGAAGGGACGCTCCGCGGCGTCGAGTCGGGCGAGATCCATGGAACCGTCGTCCAGAACCCGTACCAGTACGGCTACGAGGCGATCCGCTTGCTGGCGTCGCTGACGCGCAAGATCGACGAAGCCGTGCCGCTGGCCGGCGCCGGCACCATGTTCCTGCCGTGCGCCACGCTCCACCAAGACGACGTGGCCGCGTACCGCGAGAAGCTAAACGAGCGGCTCAAGGGCGCCGACAAAGGGGCCTAG
- a CDS encoding SDR family NAD(P)-dependent oxidoreductase: MAPTNPLSCVGRTALVTGSTRGLGKQIALGLARNGARVAMNYLGNEQVAHAALAELEAVGGQHCLVRGDVTDEAGVRAVLADVAGAIGPVDILVPNATCDQPMLPIEQNDWAYFQRMVDFFMKSPFLLTQGCLPHMRDQKWGRIIHITSEVFAGAWPEFCPYVSAKGGQVGLARSNAAELAPAGITVNMVAPGWIPVERHAGATQEDRAAYLEQAPMGRFGTPADVAAAVAYLASEGAGFVTGTTLSVNGGRTIS; the protein is encoded by the coding sequence ATGGCTCCTACGAACCCCTTGTCCTGCGTCGGTCGCACCGCGCTGGTGACCGGCAGCACCCGCGGCCTGGGCAAGCAGATCGCCCTCGGGCTCGCCCGCAACGGCGCCCGCGTGGCGATGAACTACTTGGGCAACGAGCAGGTCGCCCACGCCGCGCTGGCAGAGCTTGAGGCCGTCGGGGGCCAGCACTGCCTGGTGCGGGGCGACGTGACCGACGAGGCGGGGGTCCGCGCGGTGCTGGCCGACGTAGCGGGCGCCATCGGGCCGGTCGACATCTTGGTGCCCAACGCCACCTGCGATCAGCCGATGCTGCCGATCGAGCAGAACGACTGGGCCTACTTCCAGCGGATGGTCGACTTCTTCATGAAGAGCCCGTTCCTGCTGACCCAGGGCTGCCTGCCCCACATGCGCGATCAGAAGTGGGGCCGGATCATCCACATCACCAGCGAGGTGTTCGCCGGCGCCTGGCCCGAGTTCTGTCCGTACGTCTCGGCCAAAGGGGGGCAGGTGGGCCTAGCCCGCTCGAACGCCGCTGAGCTGGCCCCCGCGGGGATCACGGTCAACATGGTGGCCCCCGGCTGGATCCCGGTCGAACGCCACGCGGGCGCCACCCAAGAGGACCGCGCCGCGTACCTGGAGCAGGCCCCCATGGGCCGGTTCGGCACGCCGGCCGACGTCGCCGCCGCGGTGGCGTACCTGGCGAGCGAAGGGGCGGGTTTCGTCACCGGGACTACGCTGAGCGTCAACGGCGGGCGGACGATCTCGTAG
- a CDS encoding superoxide dismutase, with translation MVSRRSFLQASAGTMAAGAMFSPLGMRSARAATPFKPIELPYAFDALEPFIDARTMEIHYGKHYAGYIEKLNAAVAANPELEGMRPAALVAKWKSLPEAAQTAVRNNGGGMVNHSFFWKVMGPNAGGKPKGKVAEMIGAQLGGFDKFKADFAAAAGSRFGSGWAWLVAKGDQLQIVSTPNQDSPLTMGLRPLLGIDVWEHAYYLKYQNRRADYIDAWWNVVNWDQVEENAKSAMG, from the coding sequence ATGGTCAGTCGTCGTTCGTTCCTCCAAGCCTCTGCCGGCACGATGGCCGCCGGCGCTATGTTCTCGCCGCTGGGCATGCGGTCGGCCCGCGCCGCTACGCCGTTCAAGCCGATCGAACTCCCCTACGCCTTCGACGCGCTCGAGCCCTTCATCGACGCCCGCACGATGGAGATCCACTACGGCAAGCACTACGCCGGGTACATCGAAAAGCTCAACGCCGCGGTCGCGGCCAACCCCGAGCTCGAGGGCATGCGGCCCGCGGCGCTCGTGGCCAAGTGGAAGTCGCTCCCCGAGGCGGCCCAGACCGCGGTCCGCAACAACGGCGGCGGCATGGTGAACCACTCCTTCTTCTGGAAGGTGATGGGCCCCAACGCCGGCGGCAAGCCGAAGGGCAAGGTGGCGGAGATGATCGGCGCCCAGCTCGGCGGCTTCGACAAGTTCAAGGCAGACTTCGCCGCCGCGGCGGGCAGCCGGTTCGGCAGCGGCTGGGCCTGGCTGGTCGCCAAGGGGGATCAGCTTCAGATCGTCAGCACCCCCAACCAGGACAGCCCCCTCACCATGGGCCTGCGGCCGCTGCTGGGGATCGACGTCTGGGAGCACGCCTACTACCTCAAGTACCAGAACCGCCGCGCCGATTACATCGACGCCTGGTGGAACGTGGTGAACTGGGACCAGGTCGAAGAGAACGCCAAGTCCGCGATGGGCTAA